CGCTCCGCGAACTCGCGCTGCGTCGGACGGCGGAGCGCGTGGACGAGCAGTTGCTCACGCAGATGCAGGCTCAGGCGATCTCCGGGCCGTGGGCCGCCGGCGAGCGCGTTCTCATCTGCATCAGCGAAGACCCTCGCTCGGCGGGTCTCGTGCGCTACACCAAGCGTCTGGCCGACCGGTTGCGCGCACCCTGGACGGCGCTCTATGTCGAAACGGGGCGAAGCCTGCAATTGAGCGAGGAGGAGCGCGATAGGATTGCCGATACGCTCCGGCTGGCCGAGGCCCTTGGCGGTGAACCCGTAACGGTCCCCGGCGGCGAGCGGCGCATCGCCGACGATGTGATTGCCTTCAGCCAGGCCAACAACATCACGCACATCGTCATCGGGAAATCCACTCGCGCGCGCTGGTTCGAAATTCTGCACGGTTCGGTCGTGCATGATCTTGTGGGCCGAGCCGGCAACATAAGCGTGCATGTCATCGCGGGCGAGGAGCTTGCAGCGAACCCGATCCCGAAGAAGACAGTGAAGCCGGCGGAAAGGCTTCAGACTTTCGATCCCAAGCCCTATGTCACGGCGACATCGGTGATCTTCCTGGCCGTCGCTCTGGGGGCGTTGCTATGGCCGTTGATCGGCGTCGAGAATATCGGCCTCGTCTTCCTCACCGGGATTGTCGGCATCGCCGTACGCTTCGGCCTGTGGCCGTCTCTCTACGCCAGCATTGTTTCGGCGCTCTGTTTCAATTTCTTTTTCACGGATCCTCATTACACGTTCATTATCGCCAATCCGACGAATATCGTCGCCGTCCTGTTCTTCACGATCGTCGCCATCATCGTCTCGAACGTTGCCGCGCGCGCGCATTCAGGCGCTCTCGGCGATGGAGCGGGCACGGACGACCGAGTCTCTCCACGCATTCAGCCGGAAACTGGCCGGTGTCGGCACGCTCGACGACGTGCTTTGGGTTATGGCCTACCAGACAGCGTTGATGCTGAAGGTCCGGGTCGTATTGCTGCTTCCGGAGAACGGTTCCCTCGTGTTGAAGGCGGGCTATCCGCCGGAAGACATGCTGGACGAAGCCGATCTCGCGGCCGCCAAATGGGCATGGCAGACCAATCATTCGGCGGGTCGCGGCTCGGACACGCTTCCGGGCGCCAGGCGCCTCTTCCTGCCCATGCGCACCGGGCGCGGCGCCATAGGCGTCGTCGGCATCGACAGTGACAAGCCGGGCCCACTTTTCAGCCCCGACGAGCGCCGGTTGCTTGATGCCCTGGTCGATCAGGGGGCTCTGGCGATCGAGCGGGTACACCTTGTGGAGGATATGGACCGGGTGGAGCGCGCCGCCGAAACCGAACGCTTGCGTTCGGCGCTGCTGACGTCGATTTCGCACGACCTCAAGACGCCGCTGGCCGCCATTCTCGGCTCCGCCGGCGCCTTGCGGGATCTGTCGGGCAGGCTCAGCGGTGCGGAGAGGGCCGATCTCCTCGGAACGATCGTCGACGAGTCGGAACGGCTCAACCGGTTTATCGCCAATCTTCTCGACATGACGCGGCTGGAGTCTGGCGCCATCGCTCCGAATACCGCCCTGCACGATCTCGGTGAGATCGTCGGAAGCGCGCTTCGGCGCGCAGGCAGGATTCTGGCGCAGCACCGCGTCGAACTGGAACTGGCGCCCGGCCTGCCGATGCTCGAACTCGACGCCGTTCTGTTCGAACAGGTTCTGTTCAATCTCCTGGACAATGCGGCGAAATACGCACCGGCGGACACGACGATCCGCATCCAGGGCTGGCGCGACGGCGGCTCCGTCTGCTTGCAGGTTCTGGACGAAGGCGATGGCATTCCGTCCGATGATCTGGAACATATCTTCGACAAGTTCTTTCGCGCCCAGAAGGGCGACCGGGTCAGGGCCGGCACCGGGCTCGGACTGGCGATCTCGCGCGGCTTCGTCGAAGCTCTGCACGGAACGATCGCGGCAGCGAACCGGATCGACCGGTCCGGAGCCGTATTCACGATCAGGCTGCCGGTTCCGGTGAACTCGACAGAACTGGATACCGCCGCATGAGCCCCGCCTCCCATCGCGTACTCGTCATCGACGACGAACCGCCGATCCGCAAACTGTTGCGCATGGGCCTGAGTGCGCATGGCTATGAAATTCAGGAGGCGCCGAACGGCAGGACGGCTCTGGACATGCTTGCGCAGAATCCGGATTTGATCATCCTCGATCTCGGGCTGCCGGACATTCAGGGGCTTGACCTGCTGCGGACGATCCGAAGCCGCAACGAGAGCGTTCCGATTGTCGTCCTGTCCAGCCGTGGCGACGAGACCGGCAAAGTCGAGGCACTCGACCTCGGCGCCGACGACTATGTGACGAAGCCTTTCGGCATGGATGAATTGCTTGCACGAATGAGGGCGGCGCTTCGCCACCGGCTTCAGATGCAGGGCGAGCGACCGGTCTTTCATGTCGACGCGCTTGCCGTCGACCTCGTGCGACGCATCGTCAAAGTGAACGATAACGAGGTGAAGCTGTCTCCCAAGGAATACGACCTGCTACGCGTTCTCGTTCAGCACGCGGGCAAGGTGTTGACGCACAGATTTTTGCTCGGCGAGTTGTGGGACGAACTGACTGACGCCCAATATCTGAGGGTCTATGTCCGCCAACTCAGACAAAAGATCGAACCCGATCCCGAACGGCCGGAATATATCCTGACCGAAACCGGGATTGGCTACAGGCTGCGCGCACCGGATTGATGAGAGAGCGGGAGAGGGGGGCTCTTCAGGGACCA
Above is a window of Parvibaculum lavamentivorans DS-1 DNA encoding:
- a CDS encoding response regulator transcription factor, producing MSPASHRVLVIDDEPPIRKLLRMGLSAHGYEIQEAPNGRTALDMLAQNPDLIILDLGLPDIQGLDLLRTIRSRNESVPIVVLSSRGDETGKVEALDLGADDYVTKPFGMDELLARMRAALRHRLQMQGERPVFHVDALAVDLVRRIVKVNDNEVKLSPKEYDLLRVLVQHAGKVLTHRFLLGELWDELTDAQYLRVYVRQLRQKIEPDPERPEYILTETGIGYRLRAPD